A region of Candidatus Eremiobacterota bacterium DNA encodes the following proteins:
- a CDS encoding putative baseplate assembly protein, translating into MSATATPLCTLPPQPPGGCCAAPPPAPAAPIIPSNAPGLSAIAYRIGTFTTFRREMLNSVADPLLIDPLPNPFFLAGWHEGAEADYQTAFVELWAYLADVLTFYQERIANEAYVGTAVLRDSLLRLTALIDYVPQPGAAASALAAFTVAKGKSVAVPPSFRVGAKPAGASPPPVFETSSGLAATDAHNAIPISAVAKANQFEPISGSGSVARSVVLQGDANRLAAGDDVLVVEHEGDSTNEKATRQQLVDVAVDHQAKTTTITWTEQAGTAYQTDVAVKVYAFRALAGVFGNNAPPWATLSPTLISDAVAPQSWPAPPYKSQTWDDATSAWAYVPIPNSSNNTNTGGNEVMLDSAYANVTGTPDRPTWAVLKAATVLPVHVTGARTIVASAYTLTGKSTLLTLQETPPANTFPVRGTTVLVAPQALALPNDLPLTTNVSGNSLLLAGLYPQLRAGQTVVLQGTLDGANTVAAESATLASAPQLDVANNLTTVTLTSALANTYARAGAVLLANVVAATQGETVKDEILGSGNAAANQSFALKKKPVTYVPATGFTETAVTSTLHVRVNGVEWSELPTLLNAAPNAQAYTTATDDGGQTTVAFGDGTNGARPPTGKDNVHARYRAGMGAYANVAANAVSLLLDSLPGLQKVTNPQPSYGGADPEPVAKIRVNAPDHVRSFGRAVSVADYAALARSYPGIAKASASWVRRDPNLVAIPNPFVQITVATSDGIPLAQQPVLRRNLRAYLDAHRDPNVPLRVADFTAVYVGVALSVDVLDRYGRNATLSAVQAALSPSANPDGSLGFFAFDRLGFGENVPLSAVYAAAQGVAGVSDVTVTQFLRTDLDAPDSLTVRDEIFVRPAEMAVVANDPANPSTGFVTVTLGLGGFDDA; encoded by the coding sequence GTGAGCGCGACCGCGACGCCGCTCTGCACGCTGCCGCCGCAACCGCCGGGCGGGTGCTGCGCCGCGCCGCCGCCGGCGCCCGCCGCGCCGATCATCCCGTCCAACGCGCCGGGACTCTCGGCGATCGCGTACCGGATCGGAACGTTCACCACGTTCCGGCGCGAGATGCTGAACAGCGTCGCCGACCCGCTGCTGATCGACCCGCTGCCGAACCCGTTCTTCCTCGCCGGCTGGCACGAAGGCGCGGAAGCCGACTACCAGACCGCGTTCGTCGAGCTGTGGGCGTATCTCGCCGACGTGCTGACGTTCTACCAAGAGCGGATCGCGAACGAAGCGTACGTCGGCACCGCGGTGCTGCGCGACTCGCTGCTGCGGCTCACCGCGCTGATCGACTACGTGCCACAGCCGGGCGCAGCGGCGAGCGCGCTGGCGGCGTTCACCGTCGCGAAGGGCAAGTCGGTCGCGGTGCCGCCGAGCTTCCGGGTCGGCGCGAAGCCGGCCGGGGCGAGTCCGCCGCCCGTCTTCGAAACGTCGAGCGGACTGGCGGCGACCGACGCGCACAACGCGATCCCGATCTCGGCGGTGGCGAAGGCGAACCAGTTCGAGCCGATCTCCGGCAGCGGCAGCGTCGCGCGCAGCGTGGTGCTGCAAGGCGACGCGAACCGGTTGGCCGCCGGCGACGACGTGCTCGTCGTCGAGCACGAAGGAGACAGTACGAACGAAAAGGCGACGCGGCAGCAGCTGGTCGACGTGGCGGTCGATCACCAAGCGAAGACGACGACGATCACCTGGACGGAACAGGCCGGCACGGCCTATCAGACCGACGTTGCGGTGAAGGTGTACGCGTTCCGCGCGCTCGCCGGCGTCTTCGGCAACAACGCGCCGCCGTGGGCAACGCTCTCGCCGACGCTGATCAGCGACGCAGTTGCGCCTCAGTCTTGGCCGGCGCCGCCGTACAAGTCGCAGACCTGGGACGACGCGACCAGCGCGTGGGCGTACGTTCCGATCCCGAACTCGAGCAACAACACGAACACGGGCGGCAACGAGGTGATGCTCGACTCGGCGTACGCGAACGTGACCGGCACCCCCGACCGGCCGACCTGGGCGGTGCTCAAGGCCGCCACGGTGCTGCCGGTGCACGTCACCGGCGCGCGCACGATCGTCGCGAGCGCGTACACGCTGACCGGCAAGAGCACGCTCCTGACGCTGCAGGAGACACCCCCCGCGAACACGTTCCCGGTCCGCGGCACGACGGTCCTGGTCGCACCGCAAGCGCTGGCCCTGCCGAACGATCTTCCGCTGACGACGAACGTTTCCGGAAACTCGCTGCTGCTCGCCGGCCTGTACCCGCAGCTGCGCGCCGGGCAAACCGTCGTGCTGCAAGGGACGCTCGACGGGGCGAACACCGTCGCGGCCGAGTCGGCGACGCTCGCGAGCGCACCGCAGCTCGACGTCGCGAACAATCTCACCACCGTCACGCTGACGAGCGCGCTCGCCAACACGTACGCGCGCGCCGGCGCGGTGCTGCTGGCGAACGTCGTCGCGGCGACGCAAGGCGAGACGGTCAAGGACGAGATTCTCGGCAGCGGCAACGCCGCCGCGAACCAGAGCTTCGCGCTCAAGAAAAAGCCCGTGACCTACGTGCCGGCGACCGGGTTCACCGAGACCGCGGTGACGAGCACGCTGCACGTGCGGGTGAACGGCGTCGAGTGGAGCGAGCTGCCGACGCTGCTGAACGCGGCGCCGAACGCGCAAGCGTACACCACCGCGACCGACGACGGCGGGCAGACGACGGTCGCGTTCGGCGACGGGACCAACGGCGCGCGGCCGCCGACCGGCAAGGACAACGTCCACGCGCGCTACCGCGCCGGGATGGGCGCGTACGCGAACGTCGCGGCGAACGCGGTCAGCCTGCTGCTCGACTCGCTGCCCGGACTGCAAAAAGTCACCAACCCGCAGCCGAGCTACGGCGGCGCCGATCCCGAGCCGGTCGCCAAGATCCGCGTCAACGCGCCGGACCATGTGCGCTCGTTCGGCCGCGCGGTCAGCGTCGCCGACTACGCCGCGCTGGCGCGCAGCTATCCGGGGATCGCGAAGGCCAGCGCGAGCTGGGTCAGGCGCGACCCGAACCTGGTCGCGATCCCGAACCCGTTCGTGCAGATCACCGTCGCGACGAGCGACGGCATCCCGCTCGCGCAGCAGCCGGTGCTGCGCCGCAACCTGCGCGCCTACCTCGACGCGCACCGCGATCCGAACGTGCCGCTGCGCGTCGCCGACTTCACCGCGGTGTACGTGGGCGTCGCGCTGAGCGTCGACGTGCTCGACCGCTACGGGCGCAACGCGACGCTGAGCGCGGTGCAAGCCGCGCTCTCGCCGAGCGCGAACCCCGACGGCTCGCTCGGATTCTTCGCGTTCGACCGGCTCGGTTTCGGCGAGAACGTTCCGCTCAGCGCGGTCTACGCGGCCGCGCAAGGCGTCGCGGGCGTCAGCGACGTGACGGTCACGCAGTTCCTGCGCACCGACCTCGACGCACCCGACAGCCTCACCGTGCGCGACGAGATCTTCGTGCGACCCGCCGAGATGGCGGTCGTCGCCAACGATCCGGCGAATCCGAGCACAGGCTTCGTGACGGTCACCCTCGGTCTCGGGGGCTTCGACGACGCATGA
- a CDS encoding glycosyltransferase, producing the protein MEPPLVSCIMPTYNRRHDAARAVEYFQRQDYAPRELIVVDDGTDPVGDVVPSDERIRYVRSPRRLSIGAKRNLACELARGTVIVHWDDDDWQSPHRLRAQVAALAASGKPLCGINAPYYLDRVSGETWQYRYPPEQRPWIAGNTLAYRRDFWSANRFADLTIGEDTDFIWRASGEHIHVMADNGIMVAIKHPGNASPKPTHTHYWHPVPPESVAALLGADWKRHTGAPPPSAYRAHLQRPPRRRGAMIAARARDLALPEFAAYDPVGALPPMRRWELPYALAALRLDNTSSVLDCTINPAGFGERLAQLYPHVLYRHAPAIQNNAFAPPVGFPDAAFDRVVCVNTLEHLLAAQRETLLAEIARKLKPGGALVLTADYYFDSAWQNPHTLALGVMRADRAEIFNGWNKIRPRELVDACAPHGLQPLESGGPEEPREDDPALYLNDPPYPHATVAGVFTKGAFRPPQPRRIVLALLTWSTCTASLESLCALVREAYALERLGHEPHVFAVDNGSDDGTAEALRALEPEIGVPHRVECNAQNLGNSRARNRIIDYALGVDADYVLFVDGDIELVPHSANAMLRYLEGCGRALACIGADSNDYSDERARTTASLFSLHGLRIETLDLVAWTQYGLFRAEVFRDGVRFDEDPPFDGAGWGFEDNDLAFQMQVKGYRSQRFMGVTYLHRKARSSIRIMRRLGIDADALFNRRRTRLLEKWSHVAQIAQGPLVDVQRSTALPI; encoded by the coding sequence GTGGAACCACCGCTCGTCTCGTGCATCATGCCGACGTACAACCGCCGGCACGACGCAGCGCGCGCGGTCGAGTATTTCCAGCGCCAGGACTACGCTCCGCGCGAGCTCATCGTGGTCGACGACGGCACCGATCCCGTCGGCGACGTCGTGCCGAGCGACGAACGGATTCGCTACGTGCGCTCGCCGCGCCGGCTCTCGATCGGCGCGAAGCGCAACCTCGCCTGCGAGCTCGCGCGCGGAACGGTGATCGTGCACTGGGACGACGACGACTGGCAGTCGCCGCACCGCCTGCGCGCCCAGGTCGCCGCGCTGGCGGCGAGCGGTAAACCGCTGTGCGGAATCAACGCGCCGTACTACCTGGACCGCGTCAGCGGCGAGACGTGGCAATACCGCTATCCGCCCGAGCAGCGCCCCTGGATCGCCGGCAACACGCTCGCCTACCGGCGCGACTTCTGGAGCGCGAACCGCTTCGCCGACCTCACCATCGGCGAAGACACGGATTTCATCTGGCGCGCGAGCGGCGAGCACATCCACGTGATGGCGGACAACGGGATCATGGTCGCGATCAAGCATCCCGGCAACGCCAGCCCGAAACCGACCCACACGCACTACTGGCATCCGGTCCCACCGGAATCAGTCGCCGCGCTGCTCGGCGCGGACTGGAAGCGGCACACCGGCGCGCCGCCGCCGTCCGCCTACCGCGCGCATCTACAGCGCCCGCCACGCAGGCGGGGCGCGATGATCGCCGCCCGCGCGCGCGACCTCGCGCTGCCGGAGTTCGCTGCGTACGATCCCGTCGGCGCGCTTCCGCCGATGCGCCGCTGGGAGCTGCCGTACGCGCTCGCCGCCCTCCGGCTCGACAACACCTCGTCAGTCCTCGACTGCACGATCAACCCGGCCGGCTTCGGCGAGCGGCTCGCGCAGCTCTACCCGCACGTCCTCTACCGCCATGCGCCGGCGATACAGAACAATGCGTTCGCGCCGCCGGTCGGCTTTCCCGACGCAGCCTTCGACCGCGTCGTCTGCGTCAACACGCTGGAGCACCTGCTGGCCGCGCAGCGCGAGACGCTGCTCGCGGAGATCGCGCGCAAGCTGAAGCCGGGCGGCGCGCTGGTGCTGACCGCGGACTACTACTTCGACTCGGCGTGGCAGAACCCGCACACGCTCGCGCTCGGCGTCATGCGCGCCGACCGCGCCGAGATCTTCAACGGCTGGAACAAGATCCGTCCGCGCGAGCTGGTCGACGCCTGTGCCCCGCACGGACTGCAGCCGCTCGAATCCGGCGGGCCGGAGGAGCCGCGCGAAGACGACCCCGCGCTCTACCTCAACGATCCACCGTACCCGCACGCAACCGTTGCCGGCGTCTTCACGAAGGGAGCGTTCCGGCCGCCGCAGCCGCGCCGGATCGTCCTCGCGCTGCTGACCTGGAGCACCTGCACCGCGAGCCTGGAGTCACTGTGCGCGCTGGTGCGCGAGGCGTATGCGCTGGAACGGCTCGGGCACGAGCCCCACGTGTTCGCCGTCGACAACGGTTCAGACGACGGCACCGCCGAAGCGCTGCGCGCGCTCGAGCCCGAGATCGGCGTCCCGCACCGCGTCGAGTGCAACGCGCAGAACCTCGGTAACTCGCGCGCGCGCAACCGCATCATCGACTACGCCCTCGGCGTCGACGCGGACTACGTTCTGTTCGTCGACGGCGACATCGAGCTCGTCCCGCACTCCGCGAACGCGATGCTGCGCTATCTCGAAGGCTGCGGCCGCGCGCTGGCGTGCATCGGCGCCGACTCGAACGACTACAGCGACGAGCGCGCGCGCACGACGGCCTCGCTCTTCAGCTTGCACGGCCTGCGCATCGAGACGCTCGATTTGGTCGCGTGGACGCAGTACGGCCTCTTCCGCGCCGAGGTCTTCCGCGACGGCGTCCGGTTCGACGAGGACCCGCCGTTCGACGGCGCCGGCTGGGGGTTCGAAGACAACGACCTGGCGTTCCAGATGCAAGTAAAAGGCTATCGGTCGCAGCGGTTCATGGGGGTCACGTACTTGCACCGGAAGGCGCGCTCGTCGATCCGCATCATGCGCCGGCTCGGGATCGACGCCGACGCGCTCTTCAACCGGCGCCGCACCCGCCTGCTCGAGAAGTGGTCGCACGTCGCGCAGATCGCGCAGGGCCCGCTGGTCGACGTGCAGCGCTCGACGGCGCTGCCGATTTGA
- a CDS encoding Crp/Fnr family transcriptional regulator, translating to MRSGNRFLDALPAAAAQALIAGDEPRELPFGSTLVRRDEKLRAIHFPVSGAISDIEEQPDGGAAETAAVGPEGLSGVELLLDVPNALLTRVIQTPTTAFAVPAERVLAVQREHAALGSLGRRYAAVMLRAGAITSACNARHVVTRRLARWVLRMADRLRSDEVVLTHDATSLMLGVRRSTVTQAMRDLQRSGTIAGARKGARIVDRSGLETLACSCYTEERALYDALYA from the coding sequence ATGCGCTCCGGGAACCGCTTTCTCGACGCGTTGCCGGCCGCTGCGGCGCAAGCGCTGATCGCCGGGGACGAGCCGCGCGAGCTTCCGTTCGGTTCGACGCTCGTGCGCCGCGACGAGAAGCTTCGCGCGATCCATTTTCCGGTGTCGGGCGCGATCTCCGACATCGAGGAGCAGCCCGACGGCGGCGCCGCCGAGACCGCTGCGGTCGGGCCCGAGGGCCTCAGCGGCGTCGAACTGCTGCTCGACGTGCCGAACGCGCTGCTCACGCGCGTCATCCAGACGCCGACCACGGCGTTCGCGGTCCCGGCCGAACGGGTTCTCGCCGTCCAGCGCGAGCACGCGGCGCTCGGGTCGCTCGGCCGGCGCTACGCCGCCGTGATGCTTCGCGCCGGCGCGATCACCAGCGCTTGCAATGCGCGCCACGTGGTGACGCGCCGCCTCGCGCGCTGGGTCCTGCGGATGGCCGATCGCCTTCGCTCCGACGAGGTCGTCCTCACGCACGACGCGACCTCGCTGATGCTCGGCGTGCGGCGCTCGACCGTGACGCAGGCGATGCGGGACTTGCAGCGCTCGGGCACGATCGCGGGAGCGCGCAAAGGCGCGCGCATCGTCGACCGCAGCGGTCTGGAAACGCTCGCGTGCAGCTGCTACACGGAAGAGCGCGCGCTCTACGACGCGCTCTACGCGTAA